Proteins found in one Catenulispora sp. GP43 genomic segment:
- a CDS encoding helix-turn-helix transcriptional regulator: MDRAKEIAGFLRSRRAGISPETAGLPFDGRIRRVPGLRRDEVARLAGVSSEYYTRLEQGRAGNPSAEVVAAIARALRLDDTEAEHLSDLLAGGAGGGGAGAAVSRRAPSRVQRVRPGLHLMLDTLDHVPAFILGRRTDVLAANRLARAVITDFEVLPATRRNMARYYLLDPLARERVGDWEQIAAETVAMLRFEAGRYPQDRQLADLVGELMLACPEFTGWWNDHRVLRRTHGVKRYRHPVVGELSFSYESFQAPGDAEQTLCVYTVQPGSDSAQALRVLDSWTAPEPVRG, from the coding sequence ATGGACCGTGCCAAGGAGATCGCCGGGTTCCTGCGTTCGCGGCGTGCCGGAATCAGTCCCGAAACCGCGGGGCTGCCGTTCGACGGGCGGATCCGGCGCGTGCCGGGGCTGCGCCGGGATGAGGTGGCGCGGCTGGCCGGGGTCAGCAGCGAGTACTACACGCGGCTGGAGCAGGGCCGGGCCGGTAACCCGTCGGCGGAGGTGGTGGCGGCGATCGCGCGGGCGCTGCGGCTGGATGACACCGAGGCCGAGCACCTGTCGGACCTGCTGGCCGGCGGCGCCGGCGGCGGCGGTGCGGGGGCGGCGGTTTCGCGGCGCGCGCCGTCGCGGGTGCAGCGGGTGCGGCCGGGGCTGCATCTGATGCTGGACACGTTGGATCATGTGCCGGCGTTCATTTTGGGCCGGCGGACCGATGTGTTGGCGGCGAACCGGTTGGCGCGGGCGGTGATCACTGATTTCGAGGTGTTGCCGGCGACCAGGCGGAACATGGCGCGGTATTACCTGTTGGATCCGCTGGCGCGTGAGCGGGTCGGGGATTGGGAGCAGATCGCGGCTGAGACGGTGGCGATGTTGCGGTTCGAGGCGGGGCGTTATCCGCAGGATCGGCAGTTGGCGGATCTGGTCGGGGAGTTGATGTTGGCGTGTCCGGAGTTCACCGGCTGGTGGAATGATCATCGGGTGTTGCGGCGTACGCATGGGGTGAAGCGTTATCGGCATCCGGTGGTGGGGGAGTTGAGCTTCTCCTATGAGTCGTTTCAGGCTCCGGGGGATGCTGAGCAGACGTTGTGTGTGTACACGGTTCAGCCGGGGTCGGACAGTGCGCAGGCGTTGCGGGTGTTGGATTCGTGGACGGCGCCGGAGCCGGTGCGCGGGTGA
- a CDS encoding glycosyl hydrolase family 28-related protein, with product MSTPTKPLAAAFAVVLGFSTLLAAGPAGAASAAAARTTRAALDPALVAGRGADLGFAEQEAENAVTDGTVIGPGTDAYTLAAEASGRSAVTLKPGQYVQFTLPAAANAITVRYSIPDAPTGGGITAPLDVSVNGGGHRTMTLTSQYAWLYNEYPFSNDPNAGPLNPDWWTTECNCVPDQTTPAPVFPTPFRPNHFYDEQRLLLGRTYRAGDVIRLTAPAGSPASGTTIDLMDSQLVAPPKVDFAAANVLLFGADPTGRRDSADAIDRAIAFAHLAHVPVYIPPGVFQVNRHIIVDDVTISGAGSWYTIIKGHQVTLSSPAPDGSIHTGVGFYGKDASAGGSHNVHLSDFAIEGDVRERIDTDQVNGIGGALSDSSIEGLYIHHTKVGMWLDGPMDHLTIENNQIADQIADGINFHTGVTGSVVRNNFIRNTGDDGLAMWSQTTADADDVFDHNTVQTPVLANGIALYGGTDLTVSDNLVADPIREGSALQIGSRFGAVPFAGTITVKDNTTVRAGTFELNWKIGLGAIWIYALEHSIDANIQVSGDDFLDNTYNAIMLVSDFSVKDQYQITNVHFSDIKVDGTGTSVVSARTAGGATFQNVVARNVGAVGINNCGSFHFTPAGSEFTVTDLGGNTGGGTTGPWLAPWELPNTITCDDRPPVVPPPAPSAWPTS from the coding sequence ATGTCCACACCCACCAAACCCCTGGCCGCGGCCTTCGCCGTGGTCCTGGGCTTCAGCACGCTGCTCGCCGCGGGCCCGGCCGGCGCGGCCTCGGCCGCCGCGGCCCGGACCACCCGGGCCGCGCTGGATCCCGCGCTGGTCGCCGGCCGCGGCGCCGATCTCGGGTTCGCCGAGCAGGAAGCTGAGAACGCCGTCACCGACGGCACGGTCATCGGTCCGGGCACCGATGCCTACACCCTGGCCGCCGAGGCGTCGGGCCGCTCGGCCGTGACGCTCAAGCCCGGCCAGTACGTGCAGTTCACGCTGCCCGCGGCGGCCAACGCCATCACGGTGCGGTACAGCATCCCCGACGCCCCCACCGGAGGCGGCATCACCGCGCCGCTGGACGTGTCGGTGAACGGCGGCGGCCACCGCACGATGACGCTGACGTCGCAGTACGCGTGGCTGTACAACGAGTACCCGTTCAGCAACGACCCGAATGCCGGGCCGCTGAACCCGGACTGGTGGACCACCGAGTGCAACTGCGTGCCGGACCAGACCACCCCGGCGCCGGTGTTCCCCACGCCGTTCCGGCCCAACCACTTCTACGACGAGCAGCGGCTGCTGCTGGGCCGTACCTACCGCGCCGGCGACGTCATCCGCCTGACCGCCCCGGCCGGCAGCCCCGCGTCCGGCACCACCATCGACCTGATGGACTCCCAGCTGGTCGCGCCGCCGAAGGTCGATTTCGCCGCGGCGAACGTGCTGCTGTTCGGCGCGGACCCGACCGGACGGCGCGACTCCGCCGATGCCATCGACCGCGCCATCGCCTTCGCGCACCTGGCGCACGTCCCGGTGTACATCCCGCCGGGGGTGTTCCAGGTGAACCGGCACATCATCGTCGACGACGTCACCATCTCCGGCGCCGGCAGCTGGTACACCATCATCAAGGGCCACCAGGTGACGCTGTCCAGCCCCGCGCCGGACGGCTCCATCCACACCGGCGTCGGCTTCTACGGCAAGGACGCCTCGGCCGGCGGTTCGCACAACGTGCACCTGTCGGACTTCGCCATCGAGGGCGACGTCCGCGAGCGCATCGACACCGACCAGGTCAACGGCATCGGCGGCGCGCTTTCCGACTCCAGCATCGAGGGGCTCTACATCCACCACACCAAGGTCGGGATGTGGCTGGACGGCCCGATGGACCATCTGACGATCGAGAACAACCAGATCGCCGACCAGATCGCCGACGGCATCAACTTCCACACCGGCGTCACCGGCTCGGTGGTGCGGAACAACTTCATCCGCAACACCGGCGACGACGGCCTGGCGATGTGGTCCCAGACCACCGCCGACGCCGACGACGTCTTCGACCACAACACGGTGCAGACACCGGTGCTGGCCAACGGCATCGCCCTGTACGGCGGCACCGACCTGACCGTCTCCGACAACCTGGTCGCCGACCCCATCCGTGAAGGCTCGGCACTGCAGATCGGCAGCCGCTTCGGCGCGGTGCCGTTCGCCGGCACCATCACCGTCAAGGACAACACCACCGTGCGCGCCGGCACGTTCGAACTGAACTGGAAGATCGGGCTGGGCGCGATCTGGATCTACGCCCTCGAACACAGCATCGACGCGAACATCCAGGTCAGCGGCGACGACTTCCTCGACAACACCTACAACGCGATCATGCTGGTGTCGGACTTCTCGGTGAAGGACCAGTACCAGATCACCAACGTGCACTTCAGCGACATCAAGGTCGACGGCACCGGCACCTCGGTCGTCTCGGCCCGCACCGCCGGCGGCGCCACCTTCCAGAACGTGGTCGCCCGCAACGTCGGAGCCGTCGGCATCAACAACTGCGGCTCATTCCACTTCACCCCCGCCGGCTCGGAGTTCACCGTCACCGACCTCGGCGGCAACACCGGCGGCGGCACCACCGGGCCCTGGCTGGCGCCGTGGGAACTGCCGAACACCATCACCTGCGACGACCGCCCGCCGGTCGTGCCGCCCCCGGCCCCCTCGGCCTGGCCGACCAGCTGA
- a CDS encoding beta-ketoacyl synthase — protein MPERSTPDQILVTGVGATTPLGPDATSTWEAMLAGHSGVTAVQHTWAQNLPVRIAAGLHTPPEQALSRIETRRLDRCAQIALISARQAWAQAGRPDVDPERLAVVIGTGIGGVTSLLTQEQKLREKGPRAVSPLTVPMLMANSPAAWVSMELGARGGARTPVSACSSSAEAIAMAIDLIRLNRADVVVAGGAEACVLPLPLAAFAQMTVLSKRNDDPAAASRPFDIDRDGLVLGEGGAVLVLERADFARARGAQPLATAAGAGITSAAGHITASDVDGQIRAMRAALHEADLTPHDIDLVQAHATATPGGDLEEAAAISEAIGTHPAISAIKSMTGHLLGASGALAALAAVHGLRDGAAPAIRNLQTPDPATELDLITGETRHTPFHAALVNSFGFGGHNVSVAFTRA, from the coding sequence ATGCCCGAGCGCAGCACACCTGATCAGATCCTTGTCACCGGCGTCGGGGCCACCACCCCGCTGGGCCCGGACGCCACCTCCACCTGGGAGGCGATGCTCGCCGGACACTCCGGCGTCACCGCCGTACAACACACCTGGGCCCAAAACCTGCCGGTACGGATCGCCGCCGGCCTGCACACACCACCGGAGCAGGCACTGTCCCGGATCGAAACCCGGCGCCTGGACCGCTGCGCCCAGATCGCGCTGATCAGCGCCCGACAGGCCTGGGCCCAGGCCGGCCGGCCCGACGTCGACCCCGAACGCCTGGCCGTGGTCATCGGCACCGGCATCGGCGGCGTCACCTCACTGCTGACCCAAGAGCAGAAGCTGCGCGAGAAAGGCCCGCGCGCCGTATCACCCCTGACCGTCCCCATGCTCATGGCCAACAGCCCCGCCGCCTGGGTCAGCATGGAACTCGGCGCCCGCGGCGGCGCCCGCACCCCCGTCAGCGCCTGCTCCTCCAGCGCCGAAGCCATCGCCATGGCCATCGACCTCATCCGGCTGAACCGCGCCGACGTCGTCGTCGCCGGCGGCGCCGAAGCCTGCGTCCTGCCACTGCCCCTGGCCGCGTTCGCACAAATGACGGTCCTGTCCAAACGCAACGACGACCCCGCCGCCGCATCCCGCCCCTTCGACATCGACCGCGACGGACTGGTCCTCGGCGAAGGCGGCGCCGTCCTGGTCCTGGAACGCGCCGACTTCGCCCGCGCCCGCGGCGCCCAGCCCCTCGCCACCGCAGCCGGCGCCGGCATCACCTCCGCCGCCGGCCACATCACCGCCTCCGACGTCGACGGCCAAATCCGCGCCATGCGCGCCGCACTACACGAAGCCGACCTGACACCCCACGACATCGACCTCGTCCAAGCCCACGCCACCGCCACACCCGGCGGCGACCTCGAAGAAGCCGCCGCCATCAGCGAAGCCATCGGAACCCACCCCGCCATCAGCGCCATCAAATCCATGACCGGCCACCTGCTCGGCGCCTCCGGCGCCCTGGCAGCCCTCGCCGCCGTCCACGGACTGCGCGACGGCGCAGCCCCGGCCATCCGCAACCTGCAAACCCCCGACCCCGCCACCGAACTCGACCTCATCACCGGCGAAACCCGCCACACACCCTTCCACGCCGCCCTGGTGAACTCCTTCGGGTTCGGCGGCCACAACGTCAGCGTCGCCTTCACCCGCGCCTGA
- a CDS encoding BTAD domain-containing putative transcriptional regulator, with protein sequence MSIALTLLDDVRWHGIPVVGERPQALLAALAARHGRPVGAHELIDLIWGPDAPATSTKNLQVLISRTRSTCGADIITREAAGYRLGTGPQHVDSTKLTQLVHDAHTALDHDPARAAHLAGQALELAQSSTPAPADDATGPLADIRRAAAAETASAHLVAARAASRAGAHAQALPRLQAAHERDPRDESLLADLLRSEAAVRGPAAALDRFERYRRELRHTVGAEPSEVLARVQRALLAADRPVRHGLRYDATALIGRDGDVADLSAALAASRVVTVIGAGGLGKTRLAQVIARSAEQPAVYFVELAAITSAQDLAMEVGSALGVRDSVSGRTALSARQQADFTARIAQQLGQVPALLVLDNCEHLIAAVADLVAFLVAATGDLRVLTTSRAPLAIAAEQLYPLGELRAADAARLFTERALAARPGARLDEQVIARIVRRLDGLPLAIELAAAKVRIMAVEDIDRRLQDRFALLRGAGRGAPDRHQGLLTVIEWSWNLLNGQQQRALRALALFHDGFTLDAAESVLAHVSGESALGEAAVIDAVQGLVDQSLVTVREGPAGGVRYRMLETVREYGRMQLARAGEQDRARAAQRRWAVEYVAARRLRFAGAGQFEAIGALGEEETNLADELRGAIADGDCESLVALLAALGTMWMMRGEHIRLLVVGGAVRDALWEWVPPPALADVARAAVAITLNISLALSGERADLFEVLRRLGPASGEDAYVAALVQVLLTCAPAVDEAFPARLGELAASPDRHVGSVAALWLSRHCENEGDLAGALSAAQRVLELAQSQPVAEVGPWAAALPHALLAELSMQLGDTDAAVAHAVAALPVAERLGANDDEAQLRALLVLCDIGAGRLEAARAQLARIDGIEVRAASFGTDVFRHICRAELLLADGAAEAGLRLYRECARRMHQTEVPDVMRTGTELWSYFGDALVLNAHAWYGQSADELACGAAMFVACRDSACRVLTVDNERLDYPAAGLLLFSLGAWALLRGAAPAADAVRLLVLAEAFAYNRMLPTMAWEKIVAVAEKAWPGGLGRLRAQYAGRRPPALLDEARAAAWRLPDGS encoded by the coding sequence GTGAGCATCGCCCTGACCCTGCTGGACGACGTGCGCTGGCACGGCATCCCCGTCGTGGGTGAGCGCCCGCAAGCGCTACTGGCCGCCCTGGCCGCACGCCACGGCCGGCCAGTCGGCGCACACGAACTCATCGACCTCATCTGGGGCCCCGACGCCCCCGCCACCAGCACCAAAAACCTGCAAGTGCTCATATCGCGCACCCGCAGCACCTGCGGAGCCGACATCATCACCCGCGAAGCCGCCGGATACCGGCTCGGCACCGGACCCCAACACGTAGACAGCACCAAACTCACCCAACTCGTCCACGACGCCCACACCGCCCTGGACCACGACCCCGCCCGCGCCGCACACCTGGCCGGCCAAGCACTGGAACTGGCCCAATCCTCAACCCCGGCACCCGCAGACGACGCCACCGGGCCGCTGGCCGACATCCGCCGCGCCGCAGCCGCCGAAACCGCCAGCGCCCACCTGGTCGCGGCGCGCGCCGCCAGCCGCGCCGGGGCACACGCCCAGGCGCTGCCGCGGCTCCAGGCCGCGCACGAGCGTGACCCGCGTGACGAGTCGCTGCTTGCTGACCTGCTGCGCAGTGAAGCAGCGGTGCGGGGTCCGGCAGCGGCACTGGACCGGTTCGAACGCTACCGGCGGGAACTGCGCCACACCGTCGGTGCGGAACCCTCCGAGGTGCTTGCGCGGGTGCAGCGTGCCCTGCTGGCCGCCGACCGTCCGGTACGGCACGGGCTGCGCTACGACGCCACCGCGCTGATCGGCCGCGACGGTGATGTCGCGGATCTTTCGGCGGCGCTGGCCGCATCGCGGGTGGTGACGGTGATCGGGGCCGGCGGGCTCGGCAAAACCCGGCTGGCGCAGGTCATCGCACGCTCGGCCGAGCAGCCGGCGGTGTATTTCGTGGAACTGGCCGCAATCACCTCGGCACAGGACCTGGCCATGGAAGTGGGCTCGGCGCTGGGGGTGCGTGACTCGGTCAGCGGCCGCACAGCACTCAGTGCCCGGCAGCAGGCTGACTTCACCGCGCGGATCGCGCAGCAGCTGGGGCAGGTGCCGGCGCTGCTGGTGCTCGACAACTGCGAACACCTCATCGCCGCCGTCGCCGACCTGGTGGCGTTCCTGGTCGCCGCCACCGGCGATCTTCGGGTGCTGACCACCAGCCGGGCGCCGCTGGCGATCGCCGCCGAACAGCTGTATCCACTCGGTGAACTCCGCGCCGCCGACGCCGCGCGGCTGTTCACCGAACGAGCCCTGGCCGCACGGCCCGGCGCGCGGCTGGACGAGCAGGTCATCGCCCGGATCGTGCGCAGACTCGACGGGCTGCCGCTGGCGATCGAGCTGGCCGCGGCGAAGGTGAGGATCATGGCCGTCGAAGACATCGACCGGCGGCTGCAGGACCGGTTCGCGTTGCTGCGCGGCGCCGGCCGCGGCGCCCCGGACCGGCATCAAGGGCTGCTGACCGTCATCGAATGGTCGTGGAACCTGCTCAACGGGCAGCAGCAGCGGGCGCTGCGGGCGCTGGCGCTGTTCCACGACGGATTCACACTGGACGCCGCCGAATCAGTACTCGCGCACGTCAGCGGAGAATCAGCACTCGGCGAAGCGGCCGTGATCGACGCGGTGCAGGGGCTGGTCGACCAGTCGCTGGTGACGGTGCGCGAAGGACCGGCCGGCGGCGTGCGGTACCGGATGCTGGAGACCGTGCGCGAATACGGCCGGATGCAGCTGGCGCGCGCCGGCGAACAGGACCGGGCGCGTGCCGCGCAGCGCCGCTGGGCTGTGGAGTATGTGGCGGCGCGGCGGCTGCGATTCGCCGGGGCCGGGCAGTTCGAGGCGATCGGCGCGCTCGGGGAGGAGGAGACGAACCTGGCTGATGAGCTGCGCGGCGCTATCGCCGACGGTGACTGTGAGTCGCTGGTGGCTTTGTTGGCGGCGTTGGGCACGATGTGGATGATGCGCGGGGAGCATATTCGGCTGCTGGTTGTCGGCGGCGCGGTCCGTGACGCGTTGTGGGAGTGGGTGCCGCCGCCGGCGTTGGCTGATGTGGCGCGGGCGGCGGTGGCGATCACGTTGAACATTTCGTTGGCGCTGTCCGGGGAGCGTGCGGACCTGTTCGAGGTGCTGCGGCGGCTGGGGCCGGCCAGCGGCGAGGATGCGTATGTCGCGGCTCTGGTTCAGGTGTTGCTGACGTGTGCTCCGGCGGTCGATGAGGCTTTCCCCGCGCGGCTGGGTGAGTTGGCGGCGTCGCCGGATCGGCATGTGGGTTCGGTGGCGGCGTTGTGGCTGAGTCGGCACTGCGAGAACGAGGGTGATCTGGCCGGTGCGCTGTCGGCGGCGCAGCGGGTGCTGGAGTTGGCGCAGTCGCAGCCGGTCGCCGAGGTGGGGCCGTGGGCGGCGGCGCTGCCGCATGCGCTGCTGGCGGAGCTTTCGATGCAGCTCGGCGACACCGACGCTGCGGTCGCTCATGCGGTGGCGGCGCTGCCGGTGGCCGAGCGGCTCGGCGCCAACGATGATGAGGCGCAGCTGCGGGCGCTGCTGGTGCTGTGTGACATCGGTGCGGGCCGGCTGGAGGCGGCCCGGGCCCAGTTGGCGCGGATCGACGGCATCGAGGTGCGGGCGGCGTCGTTCGGCACGGACGTGTTCCGGCACATCTGCCGGGCCGAGCTGCTGCTGGCCGACGGCGCGGCCGAGGCGGGGCTGCGGCTGTATCGGGAATGTGCGCGGCGGATGCACCAGACCGAGGTTCCTGATGTCATGCGGACCGGGACCGAGTTGTGGAGCTACTTCGGGGACGCGTTGGTGTTGAACGCGCACGCCTGGTACGGGCAGTCCGCTGATGAGCTGGCGTGCGGGGCGGCGATGTTCGTGGCGTGCCGGGACAGCGCGTGCCGGGTGCTGACCGTCGACAACGAGCGCCTGGACTATCCGGCTGCCGGGTTGCTGCTGTTTTCGCTGGGGGCGTGGGCGCTGCTGCGCGGGGCCGCGCCGGCGGCCGATGCGGTGCGGCTGCTGGTGCTGGCTGAGGCGTTCGCGTACAACCGGATGCTGCCGACGATGGCGTGGGAGAAGATCGTGGCGGTTGCGGAGAAGGCGTGGCCTGGTGGGCTTGGGCGGTTGCGGGCGCAGTATGCGGGGCGCCGCCCGCCGGCGCTGCTGGATGAGGCGCGGGCGGCGGCGTGGCGGCTGCCGGACGGATCGTAG
- a CDS encoding ABC transporter permease, which produces MTTASASTPTLPAKPEAAHIVDPAAAVAAARAHGTPAEIGTQTLIMAWRALKKMRRNPEQFFDVTIQPLLFTAMFAYIFGGAISGGVSAYLPVLIPGIVAQTVLTTCMSTGVQLREDMDKGVFDRFKSLPMARIAPLAGPMIADLVRYLIASGLTFVAGLLIGYRPGGGVLGVAGAMLLAIVTGWSLAWIFTWLGTITSSAKSVQGISMLILFPLTFLSNAFVPVQTLPRWLADFVKINPVSHLVSGTRALANHGTVSAEVGWTLLACAAVIAVFAPLSTRGYRRSL; this is translated from the coding sequence GTGACCACCGCCTCCGCCTCCACGCCCACACTGCCCGCCAAGCCAGAGGCGGCACACATCGTCGACCCGGCCGCGGCCGTCGCCGCCGCCCGCGCGCACGGCACCCCCGCCGAGATCGGCACCCAAACCCTGATCATGGCCTGGCGGGCGCTGAAGAAGATGCGCCGCAACCCCGAGCAGTTCTTCGACGTCACGATCCAGCCGCTGCTGTTCACCGCGATGTTCGCGTACATCTTCGGCGGCGCGATCTCCGGCGGGGTGAGCGCCTATCTGCCGGTGCTGATCCCCGGCATCGTCGCCCAGACCGTCCTGACCACCTGCATGTCCACGGGGGTGCAGCTGCGGGAGGACATGGACAAGGGCGTGTTCGACCGGTTCAAGTCGCTGCCGATGGCGCGGATCGCGCCGCTGGCCGGCCCGATGATCGCCGACCTGGTGCGCTACCTCATCGCCTCCGGGCTGACGTTCGTCGCCGGGCTGCTCATCGGCTACCGGCCCGGCGGCGGCGTGCTCGGGGTGGCCGGCGCGATGCTGCTGGCGATCGTCACCGGCTGGTCCCTGGCCTGGATCTTCACCTGGCTCGGCACCATCACCTCCAGCGCCAAGTCGGTGCAGGGCATCTCGATGCTGATCCTGTTCCCGCTGACGTTCCTGTCGAACGCGTTCGTGCCGGTACAGACGCTGCCGCGCTGGCTCGCCGACTTCGTGAAGATCAACCCGGTGTCGCACCTGGTGTCCGGGACCCGGGCGCTGGCCAACCACGGCACCGTCAGCGCCGAGGTCGGCTGGACCCTGCTGGCCTGCGCCGCCGTCATCGCCGTCTTCGCGCCACTGTCGACCCGCGGCTACCGCCGGAGCCTGTGA
- a CDS encoding ATP-binding cassette domain-containing protein, with translation MTTATSAVEAAGLRKEFGKFRAVDGIDLQVRQGEIFGVLGPNGAGKTTALRMLATLLPIDGGAARVFGVDVAREPHRIRQLIGITGQYASVDEDMTAVENLWMFGRLQGLRSADARATARRLLGQFDLEEAADRPIAQFSGGMRRRLDLAASLITRPPLIFLDEPTTGLDPRTRGQMWDTIRNLVTEGCTVLLTTQYLDEADQLAGRIAVLDRGRKVAEGTPEQLKASVGNSTLQLHLAAGADTGTARQVVTRVAGAEAVLTPESGRMNVPLDTADRAADVLIALREAGVSIASVSVAQPTLDEVFLALTGHGTDDNRTDDDPDGGSAVPNPADHTARETQ, from the coding sequence ATGACCACAGCCACCAGCGCCGTCGAGGCGGCCGGGTTGCGCAAAGAGTTCGGGAAGTTCCGTGCGGTCGACGGTATCGACCTGCAGGTGCGCCAGGGGGAGATCTTCGGGGTGCTGGGCCCGAACGGCGCCGGGAAGACCACGGCGCTGCGGATGCTGGCCACGCTGCTGCCGATCGACGGCGGCGCCGCCCGGGTGTTCGGGGTGGATGTGGCGCGGGAGCCGCACCGGATCAGGCAGCTGATCGGGATCACCGGCCAGTACGCGTCCGTCGATGAGGACATGACCGCCGTGGAGAACCTGTGGATGTTCGGGCGGCTGCAGGGGCTGCGTTCGGCCGACGCGCGCGCCACCGCACGGCGGCTGCTGGGCCAGTTCGACCTGGAGGAGGCCGCGGACCGGCCGATCGCGCAGTTCTCCGGCGGGATGCGGCGGCGCCTGGATCTGGCGGCGAGCCTGATCACCCGGCCGCCGCTGATCTTCCTGGACGAGCCGACGACGGGTCTGGACCCGCGGACCCGCGGACAGATGTGGGACACGATCCGGAACCTGGTCACCGAAGGCTGCACGGTGCTGCTCACCACCCAGTACCTCGACGAGGCCGACCAGCTGGCCGGGCGCATCGCGGTCCTGGACCGGGGCCGCAAGGTCGCCGAGGGCACGCCGGAGCAGCTGAAGGCCTCGGTCGGCAACTCCACGCTGCAGCTGCACCTGGCCGCCGGCGCCGACACCGGGACGGCCCGGCAGGTCGTGACGCGCGTCGCCGGCGCCGAGGCGGTGCTGACCCCGGAGTCCGGCCGCATGAACGTGCCGCTGGACACCGCCGACCGTGCCGCGGACGTGCTCATCGCGCTGCGGGAGGCCGGAGTGTCGATCGCGTCGGTCAGCGTGGCGCAGCCGACGCTGGACGAGGTGTTCCTCGCCCTCACCGGCCACGGCACCGATGACAACCGCACGGATGACGACCCCGATGGCGGCAGCGCCGTCCCGAACCCCGCCGACCACACCGCCCGGGAGACCCAGTGA